The nucleotide window CAGCACGCTGATCGGTGTCGACCGTTATACCATGTCGACACGAGCGGTTGATGGCGAAGGGAAAACGGTTCTGATTCGCTAAGCCATCTCATTCTGGCCGGGCGGTGCTGTGCCTGCCCGGCTATTTCCCCGCCTGAGGGTGTGTTTCAAATCCCGCCATTATCGCCGTCAGCTCCTCCAGCGAAAAACCGTGTTTAGGATCGTCAACCCCCAGACCAAACCGCGCCTGCATCAGTGCGTACAGCGCTTCTGCATCCGGCAAATGGATCTGTTCTTCAGCATGGCCCCCCTGCCAGCGGGTAAAGTTGAAGTTGGTCAGGGTCAGCTTACCGCCGTCCGGCAGATGGCGGCACATCAGCAGATGATGACGGAAATGTGATTGTGACCAGTGTGCCGACCAGAAGTTGCCCATCACGTAATCGCTGAAATACTGCGTCGTGAGGTCAAAATGGTACATCGACTGCCAGTGCTCGTGGTGACGGAACTGCAGCACCCAGTCATTGCCCTCGCTCAACAGACGGTAAAGCCCGTGCGGCGTCTCCTGCTCCTCGTTGGCAATTAAACGAACCGGAGCCGTCAGCGTCTGGCCACCAAAGCCAACATCGGCAATCCAGCGCTCGCCGTTGAGCTCGACCAGCAGCAGACGGTGCGTACGCGGCGGCATTTGCGATGGACTGGATAACACCACACGCCCCAGAACGCTGCGCACCGTAAACCCGACTTCGCGTAATACGCGCTCAAACAGACCATTTTGCTCAAAGCAGTAGCCGCCACGCCGCGCGGTAACCAGCTTGTCGACCAGACACTGATCTTCCAGATGAATTTCTCGCGGCAGAACGACATCGATATTCTCGAAAGGGATCGCACAGTTGTGGTGTAAATGCAGCGCACGCAGGGTGTCGATATCAACCGATGTCGGTTGCTTCCAGCCGATGCGGGCAAAATAGGCAGTCAGAAATGGGGACATGCATCAGTTTCCTTTGATAGTGATGCTTTGTTTATAAACTAATTTTACGCGCCCACTTTGATTTACGTGCTTTTTCGCCATACTCAACGTTGTGTATATGAGGAAACCCTATGAGCCACTTTCGCCCTGTTGAATTACATCATGCCAGCCGCCTTCTGAATCACGGCCCAACCGTGCTCATCACCAGCCGGGATGAAACCATCGCCAGGCGCAACGTCATGGCTGCGGCCTGGTCAATGCCCGTCGAGTTTGATCCTCCGCGCATCGCGATTGTGGTGGACAAAAGCGCCTGGTCGCGGGAACTGATAGAGCGTAGCGGAAAATTCGGCATCGTTATTCCGGGTGTTGCGGCCGCCAACTGGACCTACGCCGTGGGCAGCGTCAGCGGACGCGACGAAGACAAATTCAACTGCTACGGGATCCCTGCAATCACTGGCCCGGTGTTGGGTTTGCCGGTAATCGAAGAAAAATGTCTGGCATGGATGGAGTGTCGATTATTGCCCGCGACCGCGGCGGCAGAGAAATACGACACGCTGTTTGGTGAAGTGGTTTTTGCCGCGGCGGATGAACGCGCGTTCGTGGACGGACGCTGGCAGTTTGACGGAGATAAACTGAACACCCTGCATCATCTGGGAGCCGGGACATTTGTCGCCAGCGGGAAGAGGGTGAAGGCACTGGAGTGAATACATTTCTGTGGTCAGAAAACTCAAAAAAGCGGTTGAGGTTTCTGACCACATACAATAAGGCTAAATTGCCACCCGCCGACCAATTTCGACGACCTGGTCACCCGGCAGACGGTAGTAATTGGTAATGTGGGTACTGTTTCTCACCATAAAAGCAAAACAATTGCGCTGCCATGAAGCCATTCCGTGCCCCTCACGGGCAATGATGGTCTCATGCCCCAGATACCAGGTTATCTCTTCTGGTACAAACGGCGCAGGCGGGCCAGAAACGCTCTGCAGTAGCTGCGGGATATGCGGTTGCTCCATAAAACCATAGCGCGCCACACCCTGCCAGTAGTCCGGAGCCCGTTCACTAAACACCAGTCGCTCACCCGCCTTCACATAAGGGACGTTCTGCACCTCAATTGTCAACGACACCACCCGCTGCTGCAACGCATGGTTACGAGCCACATGCCAGCGCATGACCGGGGGAACACCATTCTGAGCTCGGGTTAAAAACACAGCGGTACCCTGCACTCGTGGGATCTGCATCTCACTGATATGCTGGAATAACTCGTCAACATCGATCACCTTCTCATTGATGGCGCGCGACGTCGCCTTCACACCCCGATTCCAGATCAGCATAACGCCACAAATGATGGCCGCCAGCGTCAGCGGGATGTAGCCGCCATCCATCACTTTCACGATGTTGGCAATCAGGAAACTGCTGTCGATGACCAGAAAACAGGCGGCAACCAGGCCACTGGCGAGCAGACTCCAGCCCCAGATTTGCCGCATCGCCATGAACAACAGCCCGGATGTCATTAGCATGGTCAGTGACACCGCAATGCCGTAGGCTGCAGCAAGGTTTTCCGATGATTTGAACGATATCGCGAGGCCGACCGTGACCACCATCAGCAGCCAGTTAATCGTACCGATATAAATCTGTCCGTAACTTTCCGCTGTCGTTTGCTTAATACGTAAACGCGGGAGCCAGCCGAGTTGGATCGCCTGCCGGGTCATTGAAAACGCCCCGGTAATAATTGCCTGGCTGGCAATAATGGTGGCAAGCGTGGCAAGAATGACCAGCGGAATTTGCAGGAATGGCGGGCACAGGCGGAAGAAGACGTTCTGCGTGATGTCAGCACCCGACAGGATCATTGCTGACTGACCAGCGTAGTTGAGTAACAAAGCAGGAAACGCCAGGCCGAACCAGGCGAGCCAGACAGGCTTTTTGCCGAAATGCCCCATATCTGCGTACAGTGCCTCAGCACCGGTCACGCATAAAAAAACGCCTCCCAGAACCAGGAAACTGCTGAAGCCATTTGAGAATAAAAACATCACGCCGTAGGCCGGATTAATGGCCATCAACACCGACGGGTGTTTGATAATGCCGGACACACCGAGCACGGCAATCGCCACAAACCACAGCGTCATAACCGGGCCAAAGATTTTTCCTATTTTCGCGGTACCAAAGGGTTGAATGGCAAACAATGCCACCAGAATGAACACCGTGGCAGGCACGACAATAGACTGGGCTTCAGGGAAGATAATGTTAAGCCCTTCAAGTGCGGAAAGAACTGAAATGGCAGGTGTTATTGCCCCATCGCCGTATATCAACGCGGCACCGGGCAACGCGGCAAAGATTACCCATTTGCTGTGTTTTCCTTTATGCACCAGCAATGACATTAATGCCATGATGCCCCCCTCGCCATTGTTGTCGATACGCATGGCGAAGATGGCATATTTCACCGAAGTGACCAGAATAAGTGTCCAGAAGATAAGCGATAGTAACCCCAGAATCACCTCAGGAGTCGGGTTATCCCCGGACAACAGCAGTATCGTTTTTAGGGTATAAAGTGGACTGGTACCGATATCACCAAAAACCACGCCAAGTGCACCGCCCGTCAGCATGAGCCTTCCTGACGTACTGTGATTTGCTGCGTTATTATTGTCCATAATTTTTCCGTGCACTGAGTTGTTTTACTTAACGTCCGGGCACTGATGTTGGGCAAACTGTCGCGTTAATATATGCATACGTTCAGCCCGTTGCCGTATCAGATCCGTTAATTCATTACCCTTTATAAAAACTACAGGGATCACAGAGTTATAGCCCAAAGAATGGGCACTGTCGCGAATAACAGTGCCCTGTTTCACTTCACGTATTAACCTTTTGCGCGTCCCGCAATAATTTCATCCGCCACATTACGCGGTGCTTCTGCGAAATGATGGAACTCCATCGTGTAGGTTGCGCGCCCCTGCGACATCGAACGCAGCGTAGTGGCATAACCAAACATTTCTGCCAGCGGCACATCAGCCCGGATAATCTGGCTACCGTACTGCTCTTCCATGCCCTGCACCATCCCGCGGCGGGAAGAGAGATCGCCCATAATGTTCCCGGCATACTCTTCCGGCGTTTCCACCTCAACATGCATTACCGGCTCAAGGATCGCCGGGTCTGCTTTACGAGCTCCGTCTTTAAACCCGAGAATGGCCGCCATGCGGAACGCCATCTCCGAGGAGTCGACATCATGATATGAACCAAACGTCAGGGTCGCTTTGACATCGACAACCGGATAACCCGCCAGTACGCCAGTGTTCATGGCTTCACGCAGTCCTTTTTCGACGGACGGAATGTACTCACGCGGTACCACGCCGCCTTTGGTGGCATCTTCAAACTTAAAGCCACTGCCAGGCTCTAACGGCTCCAGGCTCAGCACCACATGACCGTACTGTCCTTTACCGCCGGACTGACGGACAAATTTGCCTTCGATATCCTTCACCGCTTTGCGCAGGGTTTCGCGGTAGGTTACCTGTGGACGCCCAATATTCGCCTCGACGCCAAACTCGCGCTTCATGCGGTCAACAATAATCTCCAGATGTAATTCCCCCATCCCGGAGATAATCGTCTGGCCGGACTCTTCGTCAGTGTGCAGACGGAACGAGGGATCTTCCGCGGCCAGTCGTTGCAACGCGATCCCCATTTTCTCCTGGTCAGCCTTTGTTTTTGGCTCGATGGCCAGCGAGATCACCGGGTCCGGGAACTCCATGCGTTCGAGCGTAATCACCGCATTCGGGTCAGTCAGGGTATCTCCCGTGGTGACATCTTTCAGCCCAACGCAGGCCGCGATATCCCCCGTTCGCAGTTCGTCCACTTCATGACGGTCGTTAGCATGCATCTGCACGATACGGCCAATACGCTCTTTCTTGCCTTTCACCGGGTTGTACACCGCATCGCCTTTTCTCAGCACGCCGGAGTAAACGCGGATAAAGGTCAGTTGCCCAACGTACGGGTCGCTCATCAGTTTGAACGCCAGCGCCGAGAATGGCTCCTGATCGCTTGGGTGACGCTCAGCGTGCTGCCCTTTTTCATCCACACCATCGATGGCTGGAATATCCAGTGGCGATGGCATCAGTTCGACAACCGCATCCAGCATGCGCTGTACCCCTTTGTTTTTAAAGGCACTGCCGCACAGCATTGGTTGGATCTCCCCGGAGATGGTACGAATACGCAGACCGTTGATGATTTCAGCTTCATCAAGATCGCCCGTCTCCAGGTATTTATCCATCAGCGCATCACTGGCCTCCGCCGCTGCAGAAACCATTTTTTCCCGCCACACCCGCGCAGTCTCCAGCAGGTCGTCTGGTACAGGCGCATAGCTAAACACCATGCCCTGGGTCGCGTCGTCCCACAGAATGGTACGCATCTTGATAAGATCCACCACGCCAGAGAAGTGATCTTCTGCACCCACCGGGATCACAATCGGTACCGGATTGGCTTTCAGGCGTTCCTGCATCATCCGCACGACGCGGAAGAAGTCGGCCCCCGGACGATCCATTTTATTGACGAACGCCAGACGCGGGACGTGGTATTTGTTCGCCTGACGCCAGACGGTTTCCGACTGTGGCTGAACGCCGCCAACGGAGTCATACACCATGACGGCACCGTCGAGCACACGCATGGAACGTTCCACCTCGATGGTGAAATCCACGTGCCCCGGGGTGTCGATGATGTTAATCCGGTGCGGTTCAAACCCTCTGTCCATACCTGGCCAGAAGCAACTTACGGCTGCCGAGGTAATGGTTATCCCTCGCTCCTGCTCCTGCGCCATCCAGTCGGTTGTTGCCGCGCCATCGTGAACTTCACCCAGTTTGTGGCTCATTCCGGTGTAGAACAGAATGCGCTCGGTGGTGGTCGTTTTACCGGCATCGATATGCGCGGAGATACCGATGTTGCGATAACGTTCGAGGGGGATGGGTCGGGGCATGATATTTCCTTAGTCATTAAGACATGTATGTGACGACCGGGATGGTCGTGTGTTTGTTCGTTTGCTATAATAGTCCTATTGTACGAGTATTATCGAACTATTTTTTAACGGTTGACCTATTGTTGATATAGCTCAATCTGACGTCATACGCAGGAAAACTATGATCCCAAACCACCCGGAACCTGAACAAATATTGCTGGAAAATGTGCTGTTTGCCCTCGGCAACCCGCTACGTTTATCGATTATCCGTCGCCTTGCCGATGGCAGCGAACTCAGCTGCAATGCCCTGCGGCCAGAGGAGGTGGTGAAATCCACCATGACGCACCACTGGCGCGTTCTGCGCGACAGTGGCGTGATCTGGCAACGCCCACAGGGAAGAGAGAATATGATTTCACTCAGACGTGAAGATCTGGACGCCCGTTTTCCGGGGCTGATGGACATACTGCTTCAGGCGAAGTAACCCGGAGTGAACCGGACATTATTCCTGGTTTATGACGCTGACATTACATCATCCAGCCGATAAACCGGGATGCGTCGGGTTGTATTCGTGAGCGTATCGAATACCTCAGTCTCTGATGTCACTATCCTCATCCCGGTTTTCCTTAACCTTTGCACATCAGCGGCAATGCGCTGAATACCGAACCAGAAAAGCCCATCGAGTGCCGTCACAGCCAGCCCGTTTTCCAGCGCCAGTCTGAGCCGTTCCCGGGAAGGTTTAAC belongs to Enterobacter cloacae and includes:
- a CDS encoding N-hydroxyarylamine O-acetyltransferase, producing the protein MSPFLTAYFARIGWKQPTSVDIDTLRALHLHHNCAIPFENIDVVLPREIHLEDQCLVDKLVTARRGGYCFEQNGLFERVLREVGFTVRSVLGRVVLSSPSQMPPRTHRLLLVELNGERWIADVGFGGQTLTAPVRLIANEEQETPHGLYRLLSEGNDWVLQFRHHEHWQSMYHFDLTTQYFSDYVMGNFWSAHWSQSHFRHHLLMCRHLPDGGKLTLTNFNFTRWQGGHAEEQIHLPDAEALYALMQARFGLGVDDPKHGFSLEELTAIMAGFETHPQAGK
- the kup3 gene encoding putative potassium transport system protein kup 3, which encodes MLTGGALGVVFGDIGTSPLYTLKTILLLSGDNPTPEVILGLLSLIFWTLILVTSVKYAIFAMRIDNNGEGGIMALMSLLVHKGKHSKWVIFAALPGAALIYGDGAITPAISVLSALEGLNIIFPEAQSIVVPATVFILVALFAIQPFGTAKIGKIFGPVMTLWFVAIAVLGVSGIIKHPSVLMAINPAYGVMFLFSNGFSSFLVLGGVFLCVTGAEALYADMGHFGKKPVWLAWFGLAFPALLLNYAGQSAMILSGADITQNVFFRLCPPFLQIPLVILATLATIIASQAIITGAFSMTRQAIQLGWLPRLRIKQTTAESYGQIYIGTINWLLMVVTVGLAISFKSSENLAAAYGIAVSLTMLMTSGLLFMAMRQIWGWSLLASGLVAACFLVIDSSFLIANIVKVMDGGYIPLTLAAIICGVMLIWNRGVKATSRAINEKVIDVDELFQHISEMQIPRVQGTAVFLTRAQNGVPPVMRWHVARNHALQQRVVSLTIEVQNVPYVKAGERLVFSERAPDYWQGVARYGFMEQPHIPQLLQSVSGPPAPFVPEEITWYLGHETIIAREGHGMASWQRNCFAFMVRNSTHITNYYRLPGDQVVEIGRRVAI
- the fusA gene encoding elongation factor G, producing the protein MPRPIPLERYRNIGISAHIDAGKTTTTERILFYTGMSHKLGEVHDGAATTDWMAQEQERGITITSAAVSCFWPGMDRGFEPHRINIIDTPGHVDFTIEVERSMRVLDGAVMVYDSVGGVQPQSETVWRQANKYHVPRLAFVNKMDRPGADFFRVVRMMQERLKANPVPIVIPVGAEDHFSGVVDLIKMRTILWDDATQGMVFSYAPVPDDLLETARVWREKMVSAAAEASDALMDKYLETGDLDEAEIINGLRIRTISGEIQPMLCGSAFKNKGVQRMLDAVVELMPSPLDIPAIDGVDEKGQHAERHPSDQEPFSALAFKLMSDPYVGQLTFIRVYSGVLRKGDAVYNPVKGKKERIGRIVQMHANDRHEVDELRTGDIAACVGLKDVTTGDTLTDPNAVITLERMEFPDPVISLAIEPKTKADQEKMGIALQRLAAEDPSFRLHTDEESGQTIISGMGELHLEIIVDRMKREFGVEANIGRPQVTYRETLRKAVKDIEGKFVRQSGGKGQYGHVVLSLEPLEPGSGFKFEDATKGGVVPREYIPSVEKGLREAMNTGVLAGYPVVDVKATLTFGSYHDVDSSEMAFRMAAILGFKDGARKADPAILEPVMHVEVETPEEYAGNIMGDLSSRRGMVQGMEEQYGSQIIRADVPLAEMFGYATTLRSMSQGRATYTMEFHHFAEAPRNVADEIIAGRAKG
- a CDS encoding transcriptional regulator, translating into MIPNHPEPEQILLENVLFALGNPLRLSIIRRLADGSELSCNALRPEEVVKSTMTHHWRVLRDSGVIWQRPQGRENMISLRREDLDARFPGLMDILLQAK